In Pseudomonas fluorescens, the following are encoded in one genomic region:
- a CDS encoding LysR family transcriptional regulator — protein sequence MDFKQLRYFVAVYEEGHVGRAAERLSISQPALSQQIRHLEQNLDVSLFERSSKRLLPTLAAHTLYNHALPLLDGLQRAREALGNFKGQALRTLAIGVLQTVHTSLVPQMLERVRKAQPHLVVQIYELTGLEIERRLLNGSLDIGIGYLPPRQPGLHGVMLYEDELTLVIPAEHPLREFKKVSMSQAAELPMLLLGEEFQIRQIWQAQLTSLGRRPQVQAELNNMAGILDSLPHTRLATVLPGRSQKTHGNHELLWKPLSEPRVPLKVGLVCRDVQRQQASLALLRTLLEEVINGPDGRLNGAQALDGAS from the coding sequence ATGGATTTCAAGCAACTGCGTTATTTCGTCGCGGTCTATGAAGAAGGTCACGTGGGCCGGGCCGCCGAGCGCCTGTCCATCTCCCAGCCGGCGCTGTCCCAGCAAATCCGTCACCTCGAACAAAACCTCGATGTGAGCCTGTTCGAGCGCAGCAGCAAACGTCTGTTGCCGACCCTCGCGGCCCATACGCTGTACAACCACGCCCTGCCTTTGCTCGATGGCCTGCAACGGGCACGGGAGGCGCTCGGCAACTTCAAGGGTCAGGCGCTGCGCACCTTGGCCATCGGTGTATTGCAGACCGTGCATACCAGTCTCGTTCCGCAGATGCTCGAACGGGTGCGCAAGGCGCAGCCGCATCTGGTGGTGCAAATCTATGAATTGACCGGCCTGGAAATCGAGCGGCGACTGCTCAACGGTTCTCTGGATATCGGCATCGGCTACCTGCCGCCCCGCCAGCCTGGCTTACATGGCGTGATGCTGTACGAAGATGAACTGACCCTGGTCATCCCGGCAGAGCATCCGCTGCGTGAATTCAAGAAAGTGTCCATGAGTCAGGCTGCCGAACTGCCGATGTTACTGCTGGGCGAGGAATTTCAGATCAGGCAGATCTGGCAGGCACAGCTGACAAGCCTCGGACGTCGCCCACAGGTGCAAGCCGAGCTGAACAACATGGCCGGCATCCTCGACAGCCTGCCGCACACGCGCCTGGCGACAGTGCTGCCCGGTCGCTCGCAAAAGACCCATGGCAACCACGAACTGCTGTGGAAACCCCTGAGCGAACCCCGAGTGCCGCTGAAAGTCGGTTTGGTGTGTCGGGATGTGCAACGGCAGCAGGCCTCGCTGGCATTGCTGCGGACATTGCTGGAAGAAGTGATAAATGGCCCGGATGGGCGCTTGAACGGCGCACAGGCGCTGGATGGGGCAAGCTGA
- a CDS encoding acyl-CoA dehydrogenase C-terminal domain-containing protein, producing MADYKAPLRDMRFVLNEVFEVAKLWAELPALAETVDAETVEAILEEAGKVTSKSIAPLSRAADEEGCHWADGAVTTPAGFPQAYQTYAEGGWVGVGGDPSYGGMGMPKAVSAQVEEMVNSASLSFGLYPMLTAGACLSINAHASEELKAAYLPNMYAGIWAGSMCLTEPHAGTDLGIIRTKAEPQADGSYKVSGTKIFITGGEHDLTENIIHLVLAKLPDAPAGPKGISLFLVPKFMVNADGSLGARNPANCGSIEHKMGIQASATCVMNFDEAVGYLVGEPNKGLAAMFTMMNYERLGVGIQGLATGERSYQNAVEYARDRLQSRSPTGAQNKDKVADPIIVHPDVRRMLLTMKASNEGGRAFSTYVAMQLDTAKFSEDATTRKRAEDLVALLTPVAKAFLTDLGLETTVHGQQVFGGHGYIREWGQEQLVRDVRITQIYEGTNGIQALDLVGRKIVGSGGAFYNLFADEIRHFTATASTDLAEFTKPLNDAVTTLDELTAWLLDRAKSNPNEIGAASVEYLQVFGYVAYAYMWALMAKAAFGKEAQDDFYASKLGTARFYFARLLPRIHSLSASVKAGSESLFLLDAGQF from the coding sequence ATGGCTGACTACAAAGCGCCCCTGCGCGATATGCGCTTCGTCCTCAATGAAGTTTTCGAGGTCGCCAAACTCTGGGCCGAACTGCCTGCACTGGCTGAAACCGTCGATGCAGAAACGGTCGAAGCCATCCTGGAAGAAGCCGGCAAAGTCACCAGCAAAAGCATCGCACCGCTGAGCCGTGCCGCTGACGAAGAAGGTTGCCATTGGGCGGACGGTGCCGTCACCACGCCGGCAGGTTTCCCACAGGCCTATCAGACCTACGCTGAAGGCGGCTGGGTCGGTGTCGGTGGCGATCCGTCCTACGGCGGCATGGGCATGCCCAAAGCCGTTTCGGCCCAGGTCGAAGAAATGGTCAACTCCGCCAGTCTGTCGTTCGGCCTGTACCCGATGCTGACCGCCGGCGCTTGCCTGTCGATCAACGCCCACGCCAGCGAAGAACTCAAAGCCGCGTACCTGCCGAACATGTACGCCGGCATCTGGGCCGGTTCCATGTGCCTGACCGAGCCACACGCCGGTACAGACCTGGGGATCATCCGTACCAAAGCCGAGCCTCAGGCCGACGGTTCCTACAAGGTCAGCGGCACCAAGATCTTCATCACCGGTGGCGAACACGACCTGACCGAAAACATCATCCACCTGGTGCTGGCCAAGCTGCCGGATGCACCGGCGGGGCCGAAAGGCATTTCGCTGTTCCTGGTGCCGAAGTTCATGGTCAATGCCGATGGCAGCCTAGGCGCGCGCAACCCGGCGAACTGCGGTTCGATCGAGCACAAGATGGGCATCCAGGCGTCCGCGACCTGCGTGATGAACTTCGATGAAGCCGTGGGTTATCTGGTCGGGGAGCCGAACAAAGGCCTGGCGGCGATGTTCACCATGATGAACTACGAGCGACTGGGTGTCGGTATCCAGGGCCTGGCCACTGGCGAACGCTCGTACCAGAACGCCGTGGAATACGCCCGTGACCGTCTGCAAAGCCGTTCGCCAACCGGCGCGCAGAACAAGGACAAAGTCGCTGACCCGATCATCGTCCACCCGGACGTGCGTCGCATGCTGCTGACCATGAAAGCCTCGAACGAAGGTGGTCGTGCGTTCTCCACCTACGTGGCGATGCAACTGGACACCGCCAAGTTCAGCGAAGATGCAACCACCCGCAAGCGTGCGGAAGACCTGGTGGCGTTGCTGACCCCGGTGGCCAAGGCGTTCCTGACCGACCTCGGCCTGGAAACCACCGTACACGGCCAGCAAGTCTTTGGCGGCCACGGTTACATCCGTGAATGGGGCCAGGAGCAACTGGTGCGTGACGTGCGCATCACCCAGATCTACGAAGGCACCAACGGCATTCAGGCGCTGGACCTGGTCGGGCGCAAGATCGTGGGTAGCGGCGGGGCGTTTTACAACCTGTTCGCCGACGAGATTCGCCACTTCACGGCGACCGCCAGCACGGACCTCGCCGAGTTCACCAAGCCGCTGAACGACGCAGTGACCACCCTCGATGAACTGACCGCGTGGTTGCTGGATCGTGCGAAGAGCAATCCGAACGAAATCGGCGCGGCGTCGGTCGAGTATCTACAGGTGTTCGGTTACGTGGCGTACGCCTACATGTGGGCACTGATGGCCAAGGCTGCTTTCGGCAAGGAAGCGCAAGACGATTTCTACGCCAGCAAACTGGGCACGGCGCGGTTCTATTTTGCCCGCCTGTTGCCGCGCATCCACTCGTTGAGCGCGTCAGTGAAGGCCGGTAGCGAATCGTTGTTTCTGCTGGATGCAGGACAATTCTGA